The following proteins are encoded in a genomic region of Oceanisphaera profunda:
- a CDS encoding YnbE family lipoprotein has protein sequence MRKYTAIVGLLLLSACTPRVEIMVPDKPITVNLNVKVDHEIRVRVDRELEQLFEQDKDLF, from the coding sequence ATGAGAAAATATACGGCCATTGTCGGTCTGTTATTACTGAGCGCTTGTACGCCTCGGGTGGAGATAATGGTGCCAGACAAGCCCATTACCGTGAATTTGAACGTCAAAGTCGACCATGAGATTAGAGTTCGGGTTGATAGAGAGCTGGAACAGTTGTTTGAACAAGATAAAGACTTGTTCTAA
- a CDS encoding intermembrane phospholipid transport protein YdbH family protein gives MSYLMIYRTGVALALLLTAHVGLAQSLPAEQLSTELLPIKSSPSHLLSELAVRATLKRASVPACPKENARELSLSLIEGQVQGRLRELSLDLTCSHSRLNNEAEPANNDALSLLLTLPAIDFKIDNLTLQLAEGRVSGPAELHHQQQQLSVIWQTEAGSVQLNITPDRQGWRWQGQLPGHLLTPNLRQPVRLSGGWQPEQPLTVKVAGALPTPLSGNWQLALAAKQAANGWQLQPNSQLSIPRLTWKELTLNQITVTPQGELALDKPWQARVNWQQGNWKKGRLPAASLQLQGDSLTHLQGKVRADLSHDLQLTGSWRYDQGLALTVPRQSVSAASTWAWLNDWLLLPVGLSTEAGQLRVSLSAANLLNTKVPILMNAELNQGQLKYRDMLAEELAAKVKLSWRSPQGLRSHGPQAVSAARLNVGVPITDIHGALRWQADGLWLSGLTAQVFDGHIALSPMALNAKPSGEAHFSDIALEKLLSYANVDGLTGSGSLKGRLPFVYDQGLSVKNGRAESQDGWISYQAGEQLAATGKANISLGLTLGLLSDLRYDKLSADISMARTGEAVINSHLQGRAPVKGKLHPVNFNYHHQENLLQLLASLRFAQDLTERLPASLQGESE, from the coding sequence TTGAGTTATCTCATGATATACCGCACCGGCGTCGCGCTCGCCTTATTGTTGACGGCTCACGTGGGGCTGGCACAGTCTTTACCTGCTGAGCAGTTATCTACTGAGCTGCTACCTATTAAGTCATCGCCGAGCCATTTACTCTCGGAGCTAGCAGTCAGAGCCACGCTTAAACGTGCGAGCGTACCGGCTTGCCCTAAAGAAAACGCCCGCGAGCTGAGCTTAAGCTTAATCGAGGGCCAAGTGCAGGGCCGTTTGCGCGAATTAAGTCTGGATTTAACTTGCTCCCACAGTCGACTGAATAATGAAGCCGAGCCTGCCAATAACGATGCTTTATCGCTACTGCTGACGCTACCTGCCATCGATTTTAAAATAGATAACCTGACCTTACAGCTGGCCGAAGGTCGCGTTAGCGGGCCCGCCGAGCTGCACCATCAACAGCAGCAGCTGAGTGTGATCTGGCAGACTGAGGCCGGTAGCGTCCAGCTTAATATTACGCCTGACCGTCAAGGTTGGCGCTGGCAAGGGCAGTTGCCGGGGCACCTACTTACGCCAAATTTGCGTCAACCGGTGCGCTTAAGTGGCGGTTGGCAACCTGAGCAACCATTAACGGTCAAGGTAGCGGGCGCCTTGCCCACGCCTTTATCCGGCAATTGGCAGTTAGCGCTGGCGGCGAAACAAGCGGCTAACGGCTGGCAACTGCAGCCGAACTCCCAGCTCAGCATACCCCGCTTAACGTGGAAAGAGCTCACCCTTAACCAGATTACTGTGACGCCTCAGGGTGAGCTGGCGCTCGATAAACCTTGGCAAGCCCGCGTCAATTGGCAGCAAGGCAATTGGAAAAAAGGCCGTTTACCGGCGGCCAGCCTGCAACTCCAAGGTGACAGCCTCACTCATCTACAGGGCAAGGTGCGCGCAGATTTAAGTCATGACCTGCAATTAACCGGCAGTTGGCGCTACGACCAAGGCTTGGCGCTTACCGTGCCAAGGCAAAGCGTGTCGGCGGCCAGTACTTGGGCATGGCTAAATGACTGGTTGTTACTACCCGTGGGGTTAAGTACCGAAGCGGGGCAGCTGCGGGTGTCATTGAGCGCGGCTAACCTCCTCAATACCAAGGTGCCGATCCTGATGAATGCCGAGCTTAACCAAGGCCAGCTTAAGTATCGCGACATGCTGGCGGAAGAGCTGGCGGCTAAGGTTAAGCTCAGCTGGCGTAGCCCGCAGGGCTTGCGAAGTCATGGGCCGCAAGCGGTATCGGCGGCGCGGCTAAATGTGGGCGTGCCTATTACTGATATTCACGGTGCGCTGCGCTGGCAAGCGGATGGGCTTTGGTTATCAGGGCTCACGGCGCAAGTGTTTGACGGCCATATCGCACTCTCGCCGATGGCGCTTAATGCCAAACCCAGCGGTGAGGCGCACTTTAGTGATATCGCACTCGAGAAGCTGCTGAGCTATGCCAATGTGGATGGTCTTACCGGTAGCGGCAGTCTTAAAGGGCGACTGCCCTTTGTTTATGATCAAGGTTTAAGTGTGAAAAACGGGCGTGCCGAGAGTCAGGATGGCTGGATTTCGTATCAGGCCGGCGAGCAGCTTGCTGCCACCGGTAAGGCTAATATTTCGCTGGGGTTGACCTTAGGTTTGTTGAGCGACTTACGCTACGATAAGTTGAGTGCCGACATTTCCATGGCGCGCACCGGGGAAGCCGTGATCAATAGTCACCTGCAAGGCCGAGCGCCCGTTAAGGGTAAGCTGCATCCCGTTAACTTCAATTATCACCACCAAGAAAACCTGTTACAGTTGCTAGCCAGTCTGCGTTTTGCTCAGGATTTAACTGAGCGCCTGCCGGCCAGCCTTCAGGGGGAGAGCGAGTAA
- the ftsZ gene encoding cell division protein FtsZ translates to MSDHLFFEPAEPECDVINIGVIGVGGCGGNTVNLLADSTLPDRVNIVAMNTDAKALQQSRVDVLQLGKVLTRGLGAGAQAEVGRLAAEESIDEIRAQLRGADLCFITAGMGGGTGTGAAPIVAKVARELGIMTVAIVTRPFGFEGKVRAKSADDGLVALSEHTDALLVLPNDYLLKVLGSKTPLLQAFTESSKVIQNAVKGLADIIGQTGLINIDFADVRTIMRQQGKAVMGIGIGTGENKVQDATLQALNNPLLERVELERARGVLLNVVASADIGLDDFQKIGDLVAECVGEFATVVSGITLDPSLTDSIQVTMIATGIQPPQATIAPTQQPKPEATDTAIAQDAMPEGLDIPAFLRQRQQ, encoded by the coding sequence ATGAGCGACCACCTGTTTTTTGAACCTGCCGAGCCGGAATGTGATGTCATTAATATAGGCGTTATAGGTGTAGGCGGTTGCGGCGGTAACACCGTCAATTTATTAGCGGATAGCACTTTGCCTGACCGCGTGAATATAGTGGCCATGAATACCGACGCCAAAGCGCTGCAACAGAGCCGCGTGGATGTGTTGCAACTGGGCAAGGTATTAACTCGCGGCCTAGGTGCTGGTGCACAGGCAGAAGTGGGCCGCTTAGCGGCAGAAGAAAGTATTGATGAAATCCGTGCCCAACTCAGAGGCGCGGATTTATGCTTTATAACGGCCGGTATGGGCGGCGGCACCGGTACAGGTGCGGCGCCCATAGTAGCTAAAGTGGCCAGAGAGCTAGGCATCATGACGGTTGCTATCGTCACCCGCCCTTTTGGTTTTGAAGGCAAGGTGCGAGCCAAGTCTGCCGACGACGGCCTAGTTGCGCTATCAGAGCATACAGATGCGCTATTGGTGCTGCCCAACGATTACTTACTTAAAGTATTGGGCTCAAAAACGCCGCTGCTGCAAGCCTTTACCGAAAGCAGCAAAGTCATCCAAAATGCCGTTAAAGGCTTGGCCGATATCATAGGTCAAACCGGGCTGATTAATATCGACTTTGCCGACGTGCGCACTATTATGCGCCAACAAGGCAAGGCGGTCATGGGCATTGGCATTGGCACCGGCGAAAACAAGGTGCAAGACGCGACCCTACAGGCGCTGAATAATCCTTTGCTGGAAAGAGTCGAGCTGGAGCGCGCCCGTGGCGTATTGCTTAATGTGGTGGCCTCTGCGGATATCGGCTTGGACGATTTCCAAAAAATCGGTGACTTGGTCGCAGAGTGCGTCGGTGAATTTGCCACTGTGGTATCGGGCATCACCTTAGATCCCAGTCTCACTGACAGCATTCAGGTGACCATGATAGCTACCGGTATTCAACCACCGCAAGCCACCATAGCGCCCACGCAACAGCCTAAGCCTGAAGCCACTGACACGGCCATTGCTCAAGACGCCATGCCCGAAGGGCTAGATATTCCGGCTTTCTTGCGCCAACGCCAGCAGTAA
- a CDS encoding YdbL family protein, with translation MRWLIIMFAAVLSVSAWALDLQQAKQQGLVGEQLNGLVGVVRGGGEVTAVANDINRKRLSSYQDIAQRTGTSLTVVQSRAGQYNIERTQAGDYIQLADGSWRKK, from the coding sequence ATGCGGTGGTTAATCATTATGTTTGCGGCAGTGTTAAGCGTTTCAGCTTGGGCACTCGACTTACAGCAGGCTAAGCAGCAAGGCTTAGTGGGTGAGCAATTAAATGGCTTAGTAGGCGTGGTGCGCGGCGGTGGAGAGGTGACGGCGGTGGCTAACGACATTAATCGTAAGCGTTTGTCCAGTTATCAAGATATCGCTCAGCGCACCGGCACCAGTCTCACCGTCGTGCAAAGCCGTGCCGGCCAATACAATATTGAGCGCACCCAAGCGGGTGATTATATTCAGCTGGCCGACGGAAGCTGGCGTAAGAAGTAG
- a CDS encoding DUF411 domain-containing protein, producing MFKTLVYGGLASLLAAPVLAASLTVYKSPTCGCCEDWVSHMQESGFEVKAIDRDNMEPIKQRAGVKPELASCHTALIDGYVIEGHVPAADVRQLLEQKPAVRGLTIPGMPQSAPGMDIPGTPYEVLSFDKAGKTEVFSRYPG from the coding sequence ATGTTCAAAACACTCGTCTATGGCGGCTTGGCTTCGTTACTGGCAGCTCCCGTATTAGCGGCATCGCTGACCGTCTATAAATCGCCCACTTGTGGTTGTTGCGAAGACTGGGTTAGCCATATGCAAGAGTCAGGTTTTGAGGTGAAGGCTATCGACCGCGATAATATGGAGCCGATCAAACAGCGCGCTGGCGTAAAGCCAGAACTAGCTTCTTGCCATACGGCTTTGATTGATGGCTATGTGATTGAAGGACATGTACCGGCGGCAGACGTACGCCAGTTATTAGAGCAAAAGCCGGCGGTGCGTGGGCTCACCATTCCCGGTATGCCACAAAGTGCGCCCGGTATGGATATTCCGGGCACCCCTTACGAGGTGCTGAGCTTTGACAAAGCCGGTAAGACTGAAGTATTTAGTCGTTATCCTGGCTAG
- a CDS encoding S9 family peptidase — protein MSVTPPLARKIPYTLTQHNDTRIDHYHWLRDDERTSPEVLAYLEQENHHTEQVLAPLAELQATLYQEMIARLRPDDNSVPYLKNGYWYQSRYQTGFEYALVERYADGQPEQVELLLDGNERAEGQAYYDQGQLAVSPNQQILAFAEDFVSRREYQIRFKSLSSGQLYDEVLAHTSGNLVWANDSLTLFYVHQDPETLLPYRVYRHTLGTPQAQDVLVYEEADPSFYISIYKSRSTDYVVIGAWSTITNEVSLISAHEPTTPVRLFLARQRGHEYEVEHYQNQFYVRSNKDGVNFGLYQTDNIADDTTQWHTLLAPRTEVLLEDFTLFKDWLVLEERSHGLTLLRQLYRHPLNGQQTSEHAIRFDDPTYVTWLDVNAEADSPWLRYGYSSMTQPVTLYEVNMDTQERRELKQEYAGEQFISGDYRSERIWVSARDGAQVPVSLVYRADLFSKQGRPDAATGNPLLIYGYGAYGASMDSDFSAARLSLLDRGFVYAIAHVRGGEELGRDWYEQGRLLSKQNSFNDFIDVTQALVSQGYGDKARVYAAGGSAGGLLVAGVINMAPHLYHGVVAAVPFVDVVTTMLDESIPLTTGEFDEWGNPADAQFYHYIKSYSPYDQVQAQAYPHLLVTTGFHDSQVQYWEPAKWVAKLREFKTDSNLLLLHCDMDTGHGGKSGRFEAYHELAREYAFLLELAKT, from the coding sequence GTGTCTGTAACGCCGCCCCTTGCTCGAAAAATTCCTTATACCCTGACTCAGCATAACGATACCCGCATTGACCACTATCACTGGCTGCGCGACGACGAGCGCACCAGCCCAGAAGTCTTGGCTTATCTTGAGCAAGAAAATCACCATACCGAGCAGGTATTAGCCCCGCTCGCGGAGCTACAAGCCACTCTGTATCAAGAAATGATTGCCAGATTGCGCCCCGATGATAATTCTGTGCCCTATCTAAAAAATGGCTACTGGTATCAAAGCCGTTATCAAACCGGGTTTGAATATGCGCTGGTTGAGCGCTATGCCGACGGCCAGCCTGAGCAAGTAGAGTTGCTGCTAGACGGTAATGAGCGAGCCGAGGGCCAAGCCTATTACGATCAAGGCCAATTAGCGGTGAGCCCTAATCAGCAAATACTGGCCTTCGCCGAAGATTTTGTGTCGCGCCGCGAATATCAAATTCGTTTTAAATCGTTGAGCAGCGGTCAGCTTTACGACGAAGTGTTAGCACACACCTCCGGTAACTTAGTGTGGGCGAACGACAGTCTTACCTTATTTTATGTGCACCAAGACCCTGAAACCCTGCTGCCTTATCGGGTGTATCGTCATACCTTGGGCACGCCGCAAGCCCAAGACGTGTTGGTATATGAGGAGGCGGATCCGAGCTTTTATATCAGCATTTATAAAAGTCGCTCGACAGATTATGTAGTGATTGGCGCTTGGAGCACCATTACCAATGAAGTCAGTTTAATCTCCGCCCATGAGCCCACCACACCGGTCAGGCTATTTTTAGCCCGCCAGCGCGGTCATGAATATGAGGTGGAGCATTATCAAAACCAGTTTTATGTGCGCTCTAATAAAGACGGCGTTAACTTCGGCCTCTATCAAACCGACAACATAGCTGATGATACGACTCAATGGCACACGTTGCTGGCACCCCGCACCGAAGTCTTGTTAGAAGACTTTACGCTGTTTAAAGATTGGCTGGTGTTAGAAGAGCGCAGTCATGGCTTAACGTTGCTGCGCCAATTGTATCGCCACCCACTTAACGGCCAGCAAACAAGCGAGCATGCGATTCGTTTTGACGATCCTACTTATGTCACTTGGCTGGATGTAAACGCCGAAGCCGACAGCCCTTGGCTGCGTTATGGCTATTCCTCGATGACGCAGCCGGTGACCTTGTATGAGGTCAATATGGATACTCAAGAGCGTCGTGAGCTGAAACAAGAGTATGCAGGGGAGCAGTTTATTAGTGGCGACTATCGCAGTGAACGCATTTGGGTGTCGGCGCGCGATGGCGCCCAAGTGCCAGTGTCGCTGGTGTATCGAGCAGACTTATTTAGTAAACAAGGGCGACCAGACGCCGCTACCGGCAATCCTTTACTGATCTACGGCTATGGCGCCTACGGTGCCAGCATGGACTCCGACTTTAGTGCGGCGCGCTTAAGCTTACTGGATCGGGGCTTTGTGTATGCCATTGCGCACGTGCGTGGTGGTGAAGAGCTGGGCCGAGATTGGTATGAACAAGGCCGCTTGCTCAGCAAGCAAAACAGCTTTAATGATTTTATTGATGTAACCCAAGCGCTGGTGAGCCAAGGTTATGGCGATAAAGCTCGCGTCTACGCCGCGGGCGGCAGTGCCGGTGGCTTATTAGTGGCGGGCGTAATCAATATGGCGCCGCATTTGTATCATGGAGTAGTGGCAGCGGTGCCCTTCGTGGATGTGGTGACCACCATGTTGGATGAGTCAATTCCGCTCACCACCGGCGAATTTGATGAGTGGGGCAATCCTGCGGACGCCCAGTTTTATCACTACATTAAATCCTACAGCCCCTACGACCAAGTACAGGCGCAGGCGTACCCGCACCTGCTGGTGACCACTGGCTTTCACGACTCGCAGGTACAATATTGGGAGCCCGCCAAGTGGGTAGCCAAACTTCGCGAGTTCAAAACCGACAGCAATTTATTGCTGTTGCATTGCGACATGGACACCGGCCACGGCGGCAAATCTGGGCGCTTTGAGGCCTACCACGAACTAGCCCGCGAATACGCCTTCCTGCTGGAGTTGGCTAAAACATAG
- a CDS encoding DUF2500 domain-containing protein — MGKLVFWLIILIAVVVLGRRLRVYFFNNAQAQHSVRVLVVDKHTREFMGQTRKQQTEMPAPKVNYYVTFRPLAGASEQEFQVSPSLYEQLLPAQTGMLVFQGSRFIAFEPEVASQDND, encoded by the coding sequence ATGGGTAAACTTGTGTTTTGGCTCATCATTCTGATTGCTGTCGTGGTGCTGGGCCGCCGTCTAAGGGTTTATTTCTTTAATAATGCCCAAGCTCAGCACAGCGTACGGGTATTAGTGGTCGATAAGCACACTCGCGAATTTATGGGCCAAACTCGCAAGCAGCAAACCGAGATGCCGGCGCCTAAAGTGAATTATTACGTCACCTTTCGCCCGCTAGCAGGCGCGAGCGAACAAGAGTTTCAGGTTAGCCCGTCACTCTATGAGCAACTGTTACCCGCCCAAACCGGCATGTTAGTCTTTCAAGGCAGCCGTTTTATTGCCTTTGAACCCGAGGTCGCTAGCCAGGATAACGACTAA
- a CDS encoding endonuclease/exonuclease/phosphatase family protein — MKSPQKIRVATFNVALDRGKPGRLAAELAKGLPQARNIAHILQHIRPDIVLLNEFDHDGAAPLDTHLTQFCQDYVAVGEQGIDYPYRYLVPTNTGILAPVNLSGEEQVAPSLPTDGLGFGAFHGQYAMAVLSRFPLLFEQMRSFRHFLWRDMPDAKLPHTPQGSYYRKQVLDILPLSSKNHLDLPVRLPNGRILHLLASHPAPPIDEGPERRNSCRNHDELRLWHDYIRPQLSEYLYDDVGGKAD, encoded by the coding sequence ATGAAGTCGCCACAAAAAATCCGCGTCGCGACATTTAACGTCGCACTCGACAGGGGTAAGCCCGGGCGATTGGCGGCTGAGTTAGCAAAAGGGCTGCCCCAAGCGCGGAATATCGCGCATATTTTGCAGCATATTCGCCCAGATATAGTGCTGTTAAATGAATTTGACCATGATGGTGCGGCACCACTTGATACGCATTTAACGCAGTTTTGCCAAGATTATGTAGCGGTGGGCGAGCAAGGTATCGATTATCCCTATCGTTATTTGGTACCGACCAATACCGGAATTTTGGCGCCGGTTAATTTAAGTGGCGAAGAGCAGGTAGCGCCAAGCTTACCGACGGATGGCTTAGGGTTTGGCGCCTTTCATGGTCAGTATGCCATGGCGGTATTATCGCGTTTTCCGTTACTGTTTGAGCAAATGCGCAGTTTTCGTCACTTTTTATGGCGTGATATGCCCGATGCTAAATTACCGCACACGCCACAGGGCAGTTATTACCGAAAACAGGTCTTAGACATATTGCCGCTGTCTTCTAAAAATCATCTCGACCTGCCAGTGCGCTTGCCGAATGGTCGTATCTTGCATCTGCTGGCCAGTCACCCCGCGCCGCCCATAGATGAAGGGCCTGAGCGACGTAATAGCTGTCGTAATCATGATGAACTGCGGTTGTGGCATGATTACATTAGGCCGCAGCTGAGCGAGTATTTATACGACGATGTCGGGGGCAAGGCGGATTAG
- a CDS encoding endonuclease/exonuclease/phosphatase family protein — protein MILGDLNADPVDGDGYQSAIQGLLHEPRLNRAVALGPLRPAARGGFALKLRQPRIGSPKYWTQSQGLRLDYVLPSQGLRATASGVYWPAPNKANAELFWNKQGWPERRASSDHRIVWVDLER, from the coding sequence GTGATCTTAGGGGATTTAAACGCCGATCCGGTGGACGGTGATGGTTATCAAAGTGCGATACAAGGCTTGTTGCACGAGCCGCGACTTAATCGAGCGGTGGCACTGGGCCCATTACGACCTGCGGCACGCGGCGGCTTTGCGCTTAAATTACGCCAACCCCGCATCGGCTCCCCTAAATATTGGACCCAGAGCCAAGGGCTGCGCCTCGACTATGTCTTGCCCAGCCAAGGGTTACGCGCCACGGCCAGCGGTGTGTATTGGCCGGCACCGAATAAAGCCAATGCAGAGCTATTCTGGAATAAGCAGGGCTGGCCCGAGCGCCGTGCTAGCTCAGATCATCGCATTGTTTGGGTAGACTTGGAGCGCTAA
- a CDS encoding helix-turn-helix transcriptional regulator has protein sequence MSKKLLRQLTLARCVPYRPYKLTARQLQEKLEEEGIQVSLRTVQRDLEEMSGMGLFDLTSDDRSKPHGWCFERNGLNDFANFMPLGLAMALKTWNDQAADLLPASVLNELNPIIDKANQVIKDSKSDLASRWVENVISLPRPFAGSPEIRRATTIRDALWRGRKFSAEIRRVIKGRTVWLRYEQVNPLGIVGRKDGTMLLCTVSDMDPKIYGISFEHIKEVELTSRPVTQPREFSVNKLIREKGYHEEADTIHFVGRITSPNRAIIETAIPGNNPRLTRYDKQSMMVETEVKDSPEFRRWLTDMAGKVEILAPESLKNS, from the coding sequence ATGAGTAAGAAGCTATTAAGACAATTGACCCTGGCGCGCTGTGTTCCATACCGTCCGTATAAGCTGACCGCGCGCCAGCTGCAAGAAAAGCTAGAAGAAGAAGGTATCCAGGTAAGTTTGCGCACTGTACAGCGCGACTTAGAAGAAATGTCCGGCATGGGCCTGTTTGATCTCACCTCCGATGATCGCAGCAAACCCCATGGCTGGTGTTTTGAACGCAATGGTTTAAATGATTTTGCTAACTTTATGCCACTGGGCTTAGCCATGGCGCTTAAGACCTGGAACGACCAGGCCGCCGATTTGCTGCCAGCCAGTGTGCTTAATGAGTTAAACCCTATTATTGATAAAGCTAACCAAGTCATTAAAGACAGCAAAAGTGATTTGGCCAGCCGCTGGGTAGAAAACGTGATTAGCCTGCCACGGCCATTTGCCGGCAGCCCAGAAATTCGTCGTGCCACCACTATTCGTGATGCGCTGTGGCGTGGTCGTAAGTTTAGCGCCGAAATTAGACGCGTGATCAAAGGTCGCACCGTATGGTTGCGTTACGAACAGGTGAATCCACTGGGAATCGTCGGTCGTAAAGACGGCACTATGTTGCTGTGCACCGTCTCGGATATGGACCCTAAAATTTACGGTATTTCCTTTGAACATATCAAAGAAGTAGAGCTGACCAGTCGCCCAGTGACCCAGCCTCGTGAGTTTAGCGTCAATAAATTGATCCGCGAAAAAGGCTACCACGAAGAAGCCGATACCATTCATTTTGTGGGTCGTATCACCAGCCCGAATCGCGCCATTATTGAAACGGCGATTCCCGGCAACAACCCTAGGTTGACCCGTTACGACAAGCAGAGCATGATGGTGGAAACTGAGGTCAAAGATTCGCCAGAATTTCGCCGCTGGTTAACAGATATGGCAGGAAAAGTTGAGATACTGGCTCCTGAATCCTTGAAAAACAGTTAA
- a CDS encoding SirB2 family protein: MPYVAIKHAHMMFAIISITLFMLRAWLAVPSPARIKSKLLKILPHIIDTLLLAMGVWLAVLSKQIPFDNSPWLTAKVIGLVLYIVVGTIAIKRGKTRNQRLVATVASIAIFAYIYGAAVSKSPLSWLAL; this comes from the coding sequence ATGCCTTACGTGGCCATTAAACATGCTCACATGATGTTTGCGATTATCAGTATTACTCTCTTTATGTTGCGCGCTTGGCTAGCGGTACCCTCACCGGCTCGTATCAAGAGTAAGTTGCTAAAAATATTACCCCATATTATCGATACCCTACTGCTAGCAATGGGTGTTTGGCTGGCGGTATTAAGCAAACAGATCCCGTTCGACAATAGCCCTTGGCTCACCGCTAAGGTCATTGGCTTAGTGCTCTATATCGTAGTGGGCACCATTGCCATTAAACGCGGTAAGACGCGCAATCAACGTTTAGTAGCGACCGTGGCCTCAATTGCTATTTTCGCCTATATCTATGGCGCCGCTGTTAGTAAGTCACCGCTGTCTTGGCTGGCTCTTTAA
- a CDS encoding M14 family zinc carboxypeptidase — MKKITVFLLFYSAISWAQIVAATPVASENKQLLPSSDTVTRALKELDLASAQAKTVSLGRSAGGLPITALLFSSSPTFLAKPLAEPDKATVMLLGSQHGNEPAGAEALQQLAEELATGQHGDLLARLNLVLVVLANPDGRDLRSRYNANQDNTNIDYVALQANETQLLVDALQRFDPDVVYDAHESGIWKRILTKEQGWMTDVEAQFDMGNNPNIDAGLRHYTELHLLPELIKRVTKAGLPASRYRGEITQLGQTVARGGLGITNLRNYAALQGRVSILVENRLDNKEGRYATPRNIGERIRKQHLSMLTMLQLVADEAEPLLTVSRAARQQWHSNESGAQILAMGVSFGINPVLPEVEIPLVRLADGHQKLHRFANHDAIISQEPVALPAAYAITRERERMAVWLSRHHIDFITLAAPRTVLAEQLLVTDLTVQPKSRPGVREKVQAQVQVTPAQVSLQPGDLLVPMTQPLAPLAALMLDPRSANALYQEAAWPWLVLGEFPVFPVLEPVAR, encoded by the coding sequence ATGAAAAAAATTACGGTTTTTCTGCTGTTCTATAGTGCAATCAGCTGGGCACAAATTGTCGCTGCTACGCCCGTTGCGTCAGAAAATAAACAGCTATTACCCAGTAGCGACACCGTTACTCGGGCCTTAAAAGAGTTAGATCTCGCATCCGCGCAGGCAAAAACGGTCTCGCTTGGGCGCTCGGCGGGGGGCTTGCCCATAACCGCACTGTTGTTTTCCAGCTCGCCGACCTTCTTAGCTAAGCCGTTGGCAGAGCCGGATAAAGCCACCGTTATGCTATTGGGTTCACAACACGGTAATGAACCCGCAGGGGCGGAAGCGCTACAGCAATTAGCGGAGGAGCTGGCGACGGGCCAGCATGGGGATTTATTAGCGCGGCTAAATTTAGTGTTGGTGGTGCTGGCCAATCCTGATGGTCGCGATTTGCGCTCGCGATACAATGCCAATCAAGACAACACCAATATCGATTATGTGGCCTTGCAGGCGAACGAAACTCAATTATTGGTGGACGCCTTGCAACGCTTTGATCCCGATGTGGTGTACGACGCTCATGAGTCAGGCATTTGGAAGCGCATCTTAACCAAAGAACAAGGCTGGATGACGGACGTAGAAGCGCAGTTTGATATGGGTAATAACCCCAATATTGATGCGGGGCTGCGTCACTATACAGAGCTGCACTTATTACCTGAGCTAATTAAGCGAGTGACAAAGGCTGGTTTGCCTGCCAGTCGTTATCGGGGTGAAATTACGCAGTTGGGCCAAACCGTGGCGCGCGGTGGTTTGGGCATCACTAACTTGCGTAACTACGCCGCTCTGCAGGGCCGAGTATCTATCTTGGTGGAAAACCGCTTAGACAATAAAGAAGGCCGCTATGCCACACCGCGTAACATTGGTGAGCGTATTCGCAAGCAACATTTAAGCATGCTGACCATGCTACAGCTGGTAGCGGATGAAGCTGAGCCCTTATTGACGGTCTCGCGGGCGGCCCGCCAGCAGTGGCACTCTAATGAAAGCGGCGCGCAAATATTGGCCATGGGCGTGAGCTTTGGTATTAACCCCGTTCTGCCCGAGGTTGAGATACCATTAGTACGTTTGGCAGATGGTCATCAAAAATTGCACCGTTTTGCCAATCACGACGCCATTATCAGCCAAGAGCCCGTCGCTTTGCCGGCAGCCTATGCCATTACGCGCGAGCGAGAGCGCATGGCGGTCTGGCTTAGCCGGCATCATATCGACTTTATTACCTTGGCCGCACCGCGCACCGTACTTGCTGAGCAGTTATTGGTAACCGACTTAACCGTGCAGCCTAAATCGCGACCCGGAGTGCGAGAAAAAGTCCAAGCCCAAGTACAGGTTACGCCCGCTCAGGTGAGCTTACAGCCAGGCGATTTATTAGTACCCATGACACAGCCGTTAGCGCCCTTGGCAGCCTTAATGTTGGATCCGCGCTCGGCCAATGCCTTATATCAAGAAGCGGCTTGGCCTTGGCTAGTGCTGGGTGAGTTTCCGGTGTTTCCGGTGTTGGAGCCAGTGGCGCGCTAA